Genomic window (Arachis hypogaea cultivar Tifrunner chromosome 13, arahy.Tifrunner.gnm2.J5K5, whole genome shotgun sequence):
tttccttgtgttggaggtcggtacacattttaataatggtattaaaatccctcttttgtatagggtgttgtttatgatagtgtagtactgtgcctcccattttaatctctttgcctccttttcatctgtggggagtgtttctattttgaggtaattgattatgggggtcatccatccttgatcctgacctattatggctagaactttttcctcttccgagactgacgggttctgtagtatttcctggatgaggcttaaCGCTTCATactccgcctggttgtttgaggtcgggaacccgaatttgagggaaagctccacttgggttccttggttgctttctattatcacacccgcaccgcttccagttttattcgaggaaccgtccacgtagaggttccattctgtgggggtttccagggtgtcagtgaattctgcaatgaagtcggctaagtactgtgatttaatggctgtccgagcttcatattggaggtcaaactcggataactcgactgcccattgtaaaattctgcctgctagatctgttttctacaatattccttttatgggttggttggtccgaaccttaatggtgtgagcctggaagtacgggcgaagtcgtcgagatgtcagtatgagagcataggcaaacttttctattttttggtagttcaactcAAATCCTTGCAGCGCTTTACTAacgaagtatacaggttgttgccctttgtcgtctTCTCAAACCAGTACTGAGGCTACTAtccgacttcctaccgcgaggtataatacgagtggttcttcctctcgtggtcgagttaggataggtggtcgtcccaggaaacttttgaaatcccgaaaggcttgctcgcactcctttgtccatttgaacttctttcctttccttaaagtagcatagaaggggagaaatcttatcgctgatcctgctaagaatctggataaggctgccaatctcccgttgagttgttgcacttctttgacgcaagttgggctcttcatattgagtatggcctggcatttatccggattcacctcaattcctctttgtgtgagcataaaacttaagaatttgcctgcttctactgcaaaggtgcattttgcaggattgagtcgcatgtcatgcttccttatagtatcgaacacttgggccaggtcggacaataatgtctcttcactttgtgtctttattaacatgtcgtccacgtagacttccatgatttttctgatatgatctgagaagactttattcattagcctttgataagtagctctcgcattcttgagaccaaaaggcatcacgatgtagcagtaatttgcttttggtgttaaaaacgaggtcttttcttgatctggtggatgcatggggatttgattgtatccggaatatgcatccataaacgagaggtatttatatccggatgaTGCATGCACCAGAGTgttgatacttgggagtggataaggatcttttgggcaggctttgttgagatcggtgtagttagtgcacattcgccacttcccatttgattttttcaccaagacgatgttaactagccatagtgggtacttgacttctcttatgaatcctgcctccagtagtgcctgtacctgttcttccacagcttgggatcgttctggcccaaatTTTCTTCGTatctgctgtaccggccgagatcctggatagaccgccaacttgtgacacattagcttggggtctatgcctggcatgtctgcggctttccatgcgaagaggtcgacattatctcgtaagaactgtactagtaattcttttgcgtcccctcttaggatcgtgccaatattagttgttttgtccgaggtgtctccgatctgaactttctctacttcaccttcgggctgtggacgaagttcttctcgtctctgagctCCACCAaactcaattgtatggaactcttctcctctgcctctaaggtttagactttcgttataacagcggcgtgccatcttttgatctacttttattatagctatcccttctgcagttgggaatttcatgcacagatgtggagttgagactattgcgccgagttgattcaatgttgtccgacctattaaggcgttgtaagctgaactcacgtcgaccactatgtagtctattttgagtgttcggGATTGGTTTCCTCTTCCGAAcgttgtgtgtagcgagatgtaaccATGTGGTTGcactggggtgtctcccagtccgaacaggctgtttggatatgctctaagctccttttcttctaaacCAAGCTTGTCAAAAGCTGTTttaaataagatgtcggcggagctcccttggtctatcagcgTGCGGTAGAGATTTGCGTTTgctagtatgatggtgatgaccatgggatcgtcgtgtcccgagatgataccggatgcatcttctttggtgaacgtaattgcagggatgtcgggttcTCCTTCCttcccctcgacatgatatacttctttgagatatcttttgtgagatgacttggagattcctcctcctacaaatccgccgtgtatcatttggatgtgtctttctggtgtacaaGGTGGTCACTCAGATCGTCTGACATCTTCAtccctccttctctttctttgctcatcatctcgggttgccagaaaccgatctagttttccttctctcactaatttttctatgacgttttttaagtcgaagcattcgttggtggaatgtcctcggactcgatgatattcacagtattcgttccgatttcttcctcctcttttgcctttgagtggtcgagctgggggtatcttttctgtgttatagacttctttgtaaatatccacaagagacacccgaagatgggtgtaattatgatatttttttattttctcccccgttcgatcttccttcctcttgggttctttatctttatctcgatAGGTGAAACTGGATCTCGAGGCTTCTCCAAGTCGGGAATTTTCtttcatgttgatgtacttctccgcCCGCTCTTGCACCTTatccagagatgtggggtatttctttgatatagattggctaaaaggtccctcccgtaggccgttgatgaggcccatgatagcggcctctgttggtaggctttgtatgtctaggcatgttttgttgaatctttccatgtagttgcgaaggctttcccgatctccttgcttgattcctaagagACTGGGGGCatgcttagccttatctttttggattgaaaatctggccaggaactttttggctaagtcgtcaaagcttgagatagattttggaggtaggttgtcgaaccatctgatggCAGTTTTGGTAagggttgttggaaaagctttgcaacgaattgcatctgaggcattggtgaggtacattctacttctaaaattactgaggtgatggttggggtctgtggtgccatcgtacaaagtcatatctggaagtttgaagtcttttgggattttggtcttcatgatctccctagtgaatggatcttgatccttgcgagagttgtcctcaggggtggatcgagtagttttggctttgagatcggcttcgatttttagaagtttatcctccaattcccggcgtcgccttatctctctttgtagatcATTTCCTGCTTCTCGCtggtgttgggcttctttctcaagttgctttaaacgatcttgaagcgcctctaacggatttgatgagtttttgtctctgTTAGGGTTTGGAGTGTCTTTTGGTGTAgcgtccgcatttttgtgcggcgttctatcctctagatctgaatcatggtcgtccgccatggtagtgggatgacttccaggttctccggcaacgacgccaatgttccgagggttacctgaaactgtaggtcgatctcggtcgagatcttctgtactggtcgaagATGACGTATCCGGCTGAGGGTAGCGGCCGAAGCTATCGTGTCTGACTTGCGgaactggctgcactgctgatccttcgtcacgggagggtgggggggtacctgcaagagactccgatgcttaagttagcatgggtattaagcaggtttttagtagaatcagagtatgagttatacatgggtgctccagtgtatttatagtagtgtgggatgaccttcttagatagataagttagttattttatcttatcttatcttttggcgaggtcagcttatcttcaatggaaccgcccttatctctataggctttggctgcctttggatctgggtcgtattccttgagttgggcccttttttgggctttcctgtcgatttggccgacctcttttaggaagaggtcggatagtctgacctgaagaggtcggtcgctttgtcgccaatcatcccgggtcggatagctcgacccagggtatgaacagtacatTAGAAAGGAAATTCACTGGAAACAGATGTCTCGGTCCAAGCATGCTGCAAGTATGGATAAGAATACCAGATACTTTCATAACATTGCCTCGGCCAGAAGACGGAATAATAGGATCGATGCCCTGATGGTACATGGAAGACTTGTGCGGAACTAGGCAAGAATAAAAGGGGTGATTAGAGGGTTCTACAAGGATTTATATAGTCAGGAATATGCTCCGAGGATTGGAGTTAGAGATGGCTTAGTGAAGCATATCCATAGGGAGGAGGCTGAAGCGCTGGAAGTGATGCCATCGGAGGAGGAAATCAAGGAGGCTGTGTGGGACTGCGAATCTTCAAAGGCCCCAGGGAGCGATGGGTATAATATGAATTTCATAAAAAGATGCTGGGAGGACATTGGGCCGGAATTCACTGCAGCGGTATTGGGGTTCTTTCAAAATGCTAAGTTGCCAACAGATGTGAATGTAACATGGGTGACACTAGCCCCAAAGTTTGAAGGTGCAAAGGAGGTGAAGGATTTTCGGCCTATTAGTATGGTGGAGTGTGTGTATAAAGTAATTTCGAAGGTGCTAGTGAGAAGAATGTGATCTGTGATGCCGGGGCTGGTCGGAGAGACTCAAACTGCATTTGTAAAGGGTAGAAAAATTCATGATGGCGCACTCATAGCCTGCGAGACGGTTCATTGGCTGAAGACTTGGAAAAAGCCAATGGCTATTATCAAACTGGATTTTCAAAAAGCCTATGACAGAGTAAGATGGAGCTTTGTTGATATTGTGCTTCAGAAAATGGGCTTCGGGCAGAGATGGAGGAATTGGGTGAGGGAGTGTGTTACAACGGCTACCATGGCAGTCCTGGTTAACGGGTCACCATCCAAGCCATTCAAGATGGAAAGGGGACTAAGACAAGGGGACCCTCTTTCTCCACTTCTGTTTGTTCTCGTTGTCGATGTATTGCATAGGATGGTGGGGGAAGCTGTCAGGAACGGGCGCATTGCTCCGCTGCTGGTAGGGGAAGATCATATTGAACTGTCGCACCTATAATTTGTGGATGACACCATTTTGTTCTTCCCGCCGGTGACTGAAACAATTGTAAACTATAAGAGACTGTTGCGGTGTTTCGAGTTAATGTCTGAGCTGAGCATCAACTTTGATAAATCGAATCTGATTTTGGTGAACTGTGAACAAGGATGGATTGATCTTGCGTGTGGACTACTGGGATGCCAGCAGGCCGCTCTACCGGTTAGATATCTGGGAATTTCTCTAGGAGCGAATCCGCGCttggtgaagacttggaaacCAATCATTGATAAGGTGGAACAAAAGCTTAGCTTATGGAAGGCGAAGGTTTTGAATAAATCAGGTAAACTCGTCCTTATCAAATCGGTCCTGAATAGTCTCCCCATATATTACCTAAGTTTGTACAAAATGCCGAAGGCGGTGGCGGATAAGCTAATTGCTTTACAAAGGAACTTTCTGTGGTGTAAGGAGAACGGTGACTATGGTATCCCTTTGGTGAAGTGGAAGCTCGTCCAGGCTCCAAAAAAGGCTGGGGGCTTGGGGCTTGGGACTTGGGGATGCAGTACTGAGAAACACAGCGCtcctgtttaagtggtggtggcggttttcaaaggaggattgcccTCTATGGAAGAAGATTGTTTGTTCGTGCAACAAGTTGAACCCGGATGTAATGCTAGCAACTCAGTCTCTACCAGTAAAAGGTGGGCCTTGGAAAGACATCTGTCAGCTGAATATAAAAGAACAACGGATAAGGGATAAAATGGTTAGTGGCTTGGCAATGGAGGTAGGTGATGGTATGCATACCCGGTTTTGGGAAGATAATTGGGTTCAAGGTGGTGTGTTCAAAGAGAGTTTTCCAAGACTCTACTCTATCTCAAGCCAATAAGGAGATGTCATTGGGGATTGTGCTTTTTGGGATGTGATAGAATGGATATGGAATTTTCAATGGAGGAGGGAGCTGTTTCAATAGGAGCTGGAACTAGTCCATCAGCTCCATGAGAGGTTAAGGCAAGTGAAGTTGTCATCTGGTCGGGAGGACAATGTGGTGTGAAAGTTCGAAAGTAGAGGAGTTTTTTCTACTAGCTCTGTGATACAGGCCATACAATTGGAGACACTATCGGCTGAGATAACGAGCTATAGCTTCACGAGTTCCCACTGGAAAGGTTTCGTACCTCCGAGAATTGAGCTCTTTGGATGGTTTGTGTTAGTCGGTAGAGTTAACACCAAGGAGAGGTTGACTAAATTAGGAGTTAACATTATGAGTGATAGTATGTGTGTACTGTGTACCAAGGAAGTGGAATCTGCTGAGCATTTATTTCTTTGGTGTGAGGtaacatggcaggtgtggtgcaaGTGATTGAGGTCTCTGAGCAGAGATTGGATAATTCCTGGAACCATTAAAGCTCTGTTTAAGAGTTGGCATGGAATGCATAATAGGCAACAAGGGCAGCAGATGTGGATGACCGCGTTCTTTGCAGTGATTTGGAACATATGGTTGGAACGTAATGCACGGATCTTTAAGAATAAGAGAGCAAGTCTTGAGGTCATTCACACAAGGACGGTGTTGAGCTACACAGAATGGCGTGGTTGTGATCCTGTGGGAGGCTGATGGCAGCACTGGTGATGCCAGGGGATTATTTTATTAGTCGTAGCTCTTTCTATTACTTTCTTTATATTGTATGCTCcactttattgtgttgagcttCCTTTACTTCAAAAAAAGATATTAGGCTACAAACCTACATCCATTGAGATCCTATCCGCATCCATCACAATTATATATGGTTTGTATTTCCCaccaaatcatatattttctcaattttatacGTGATGTGTG
Coding sequences:
- the LOC140177711 gene encoding secreted RxLR effector protein 78-like gives rise to the protein MPGLVGETQTAFVKGRKIHDGALIACETVHWLKTWKKPMAIIKLDFQKAYDRVRWSFVDIVLQKMGFGQRWRNWVRECVTTATMAVLVNGSPSKPFKMERGLRQGDPLSPLLFVLVVDVLHRMVGEAVRNGRIAPLLVGEDHIELSHL